From the Gemmatimonadales bacterium genome, the window TATTCGTCGTCGCGCACCTTCTCCATCCACTCGACCGCCTTGCCGTCGAGCGCCTCCTGGATGGCGATGTGCGTCATTGCCGTGGTCGGCGAAGCCCCATGCCAGTGCTTCTCGCCCGGCTCGAACCAGACCACGTCCCCCGGACGGACCTGTTCGATCGGCCCGCCCTGGCGCTGGACCCAACCCCAGCCGAAGGTGACGATGAGAATCTGCCCCAGCGGGTGCGTGTGCCATGCGGTCCGCGCACCGGGCTCGAACGTCACGGCGTTGCCGGCTGCGCGCGCAGGAGCGCGCGCCTGAAACAACGGGTCGATCCGTACCGTGCCGGTGAACCAGTCATCCGGGCCCTTGCTGGAAGGCTGAAGCCCAGTGCGTGTGATCTCCATCAGAGGCCAGTCCTTTTCTCCAGGTGCTCCGGATAGCGCGCCCCCTGGATCGTGATGTTCGCGGCGGCGCCATCGATCTCCCGCAGGTCGTCCGGCGTCAATTCGACGTCTGCGCCGCCGATGTTCTCCTCGAGTCGGGTGAGCTTGGTCGTGCCCGGGATCGGCGCAATCCACGGCTTCTGCGCGAGCAGCCAGGCGAGCGCGATCTGCGCCGGCGTCGCCCTCTTTTGCCGGGCGATCCGCCGCAACAGGTCCACCAGGCCTTGGTTCGCCTTCCGGGCCTCCGGCGTGAAGCGGGGCACGATGTTCCGGAAATCGGTGCTGCCGAACGCCGTCTTCTCGTCGATCTTCCCCGTGAGGAAGCCCTTCCCCAGCGGGCTGAACGGCACGAACCCGATGCCCAGCTCTTCGAGGGTCGGAATGATCTCGTCTTCCGGCTTCCGCCACCACAACGAGTACTCGCTCTGCAGGGCGGTGACCGGCTGAACCGCGTGGGCGCGGCGAATGGTCTTTGGGCCGGCCTCCGACATTCCGAAGTGACGGACCTTGCCGGCCCTGATCAGGTCCTTCACGGCACCGGCCACGTCCTCGATCGGCACGGCGGGGTCCACGCGATGCTGGTAGAACAGGTCGATCGTACCGACCTTGAGGCGCTTGAGCGAGGCGTCCGCGACCGCCTTGACGTGGTCGGGCCGGCTGTTGGTCCCACTCTGTCCACCGTCCGGTCCGAACTCGAAGCCGAACTTGGTTGCGATGACCACTTGGCTCTTGAACGGCGCAAGAGCCTCGCCGACGAGCTCCTCATTCGCGAACGGCCCGTACGCTTCCGCCGTGTCGAAGAAGGTGACGCCGCGCTCCACCGCTGACCGAATGAGGGAGATCATCTCCTTCCGGTCCGGATACGGAGGGTACGCGAAGCTCATCCCCATGCAGCCGAGGCCGAGGGCCGAGACCTCGAGACCACTTCTTCCCAGTGTGCGCTTCTGCATCGCTCCTCCCGCTGTGGCGATTACCGAACTCACAGTACCCCGCAACCTGGTCCGCCGAATAGCTGGTGGAATCGGCATGGGTCTATGAATATTGTTCACAAATGGCTCGCGACGATCTCAACGTGTTGTCGGCGTTCCTCTTGGTGGCGGAGGAGCGCAGCTTCACGCGGGCGGCAAAGCAGCTGGATGTGTCGCCCTCGGCCCTGAGCCACGCGATTCGGGCGCTGGAAGAACGGGTCGGAGTACGCCTGCTTGCGCGCACGACGCGCAGCGTCGCCCCGACGGAAGCGGGGGAGGAGTTCCTCGCTCGGCTTCGCCCGGCACTCGGTGACATACGGGGGGCACTGGAGCTGCTCTCTGGCCATCGCGACCGGCCCGCGGGGCGTGTGCGGCTCCTGGTAGCCCCCATCGCCGCGATGACGGTGCTCGCGCCGAAGCTCGGGCGGTTCGCGCGCGAGTACCCCGATGTGGTGCTGGACGTCACGACTG encodes:
- a CDS encoding aldo/keto reductase, which codes for MQKRTLGRSGLEVSALGLGCMGMSFAYPPYPDRKEMISLIRSAVERGVTFFDTAEAYGPFANEELVGEALAPFKSQVVIATKFGFEFGPDGGQSGTNSRPDHVKAVADASLKRLKVGTIDLFYQHRVDPAVPIEDVAGAVKDLIRAGKVRHFGMSEAGPKTIRRAHAVQPVTALQSEYSLWWRKPEDEIIPTLEELGIGFVPFSPLGKGFLTGKIDEKTAFGSTDFRNIVPRFTPEARKANQGLVDLLRRIARQKRATPAQIALAWLLAQKPWIAPIPGTTKLTRLEENIGGADVELTPDDLREIDGAAANITIQGARYPEHLEKRTGL
- a CDS encoding cupin domain-containing protein, which encodes MEITRTGLQPSSKGPDDWFTGTVRIDPLFQARAPARAAGNAVTFEPGARTAWHTHPLGQILIVTFGWGWVQRQGGPIEQVRPGDVVWFEPGEKHWHGASPTTAMTHIAIQEALDGKAVEWMEKVRDDEYQRGPQARR